In Pseudomonas fluorescens, the following are encoded in one genomic region:
- a CDS encoding amidase family protein, which yields MQLNKKFVACAFLLMAASAQADDGIDRMSLADMRHALNAGTLSSEQLVRHYLNNIQANNHQGQNINALVTINEQAIDQARKWDAERAKNPTFKYAPLAGIPFVVKDNFDTAGMVTSGGSFVLRSSVPSQDAFTVKMLIDGQAILLGKANLSELAASFGWFGYSSFGGQTLNPRNTKRDASGSSSGSAASVAAAFAPFALGSDTSGSIRAPASVTGTVGFRPSLGLISRSGIIPLSLAFDTAGVITNSVLDQAIVLDAIKGQDKSDPATLDLAADKIQFEPALSRSSLQGKTIGVITNFKGANPEVDAVFKTAQETLGKRGAHVVSIELPKAFETLWSDVLGPVGEGEFKPQFERYLATLNPNQPRTLVQFLDLAKQNQAQNAAHGMNPARLAGLETLASATSTDSPQYISILSRKIPQLRAQLMDVMKKNKVDSLFFATINCPASVVHGVSDDSYVCKSGDTYASSYIASATGFPEITVPAGIIEGNLPVGVSFLGGYGEDAKVVGFGYAFLGR from the coding sequence ATGCAGTTGAATAAAAAGTTCGTGGCGTGCGCGTTTTTGCTAATGGCGGCAAGTGCTCAGGCGGATGACGGTATCGACCGCATGAGTCTCGCCGATATGCGTCATGCGTTGAATGCCGGGACCCTCAGTTCCGAGCAACTGGTCCGGCATTACCTCAATAACATTCAGGCGAACAATCACCAGGGCCAAAACATCAATGCACTGGTGACCATCAATGAACAGGCGATCGATCAGGCCCGCAAGTGGGATGCTGAACGGGCGAAAAACCCCACTTTTAAATACGCACCGCTGGCCGGCATTCCATTCGTGGTGAAGGACAACTTTGACACCGCTGGTATGGTCACCTCCGGTGGTTCCTTCGTGCTGCGTTCGTCGGTGCCAAGCCAGGATGCCTTCACCGTCAAGATGCTGATCGACGGGCAAGCCATTCTGCTCGGCAAAGCCAACCTGTCGGAACTGGCGGCGTCCTTTGGCTGGTTTGGCTACAGCTCGTTTGGCGGCCAGACGCTGAATCCGCGGAACACCAAGCGGGATGCTTCCGGCTCCAGCAGCGGTTCTGCCGCCTCGGTGGCGGCGGCGTTTGCCCCCTTCGCGTTGGGGTCGGACACGAGCGGCTCGATCCGGGCGCCGGCCAGCGTCACCGGCACGGTGGGTTTTCGACCTTCGCTGGGGCTGATCAGTCGTAGCGGCATCATTCCGCTGTCGCTCGCGTTCGATACCGCCGGCGTCATTACCAACAGCGTGCTGGATCAGGCCATTGTGCTCGATGCGATCAAGGGCCAGGACAAAAGCGATCCGGCGACCCTCGACCTTGCTGCAGATAAAATACAGTTCGAACCGGCACTGAGCCGTTCCTCGCTGCAAGGCAAGACCATTGGGGTGATCACCAATTTCAAGGGGGCGAACCCGGAGGTGGATGCGGTCTTTAAAACGGCGCAGGAAACCCTCGGCAAGCGCGGTGCGCATGTCGTCTCCATCGAATTGCCCAAAGCCTTTGAAACCCTATGGAGCGATGTGCTCGGACCAGTAGGAGAGGGTGAGTTCAAGCCGCAATTCGAACGCTACCTCGCCACCCTCAATCCGAACCAACCGCGAACGCTTGTGCAGTTTCTCGACCTGGCCAAACAAAATCAGGCGCAAAACGCTGCGCACGGGATGAACCCGGCACGCCTGGCCGGACTGGAAACGCTAGCGAGTGCCACCAGCACCGATTCACCGCAGTACATCTCCATCCTCTCCCGGAAGATTCCACAGTTGCGCGCGCAACTGATGGACGTCATGAAGAAGAACAAGGTGGACAGCCTGTTCTTCGCGACCATCAACTGCCCGGCTTCGGTGGTGCACGGTGTGAGCGATGACAGTTACGTGTGCAAGTCCGGCGATACCTACGCGTCGTCGTACATTGCCTCGGCCACGGGATTTCCCGAGATCACCGTTCCGGCAGGCATCATCGAGGGCAACCTGCCGGTCGGTGTTTCGTTCCTGGGCGGCTACGGCGAAGACGCCAAGGTGGTTGGTTTCGGCTACGCGTTCCTTGGGCGGTAA
- a CDS encoding GlxA family transcriptional regulator — protein MTAPSESATSVNSHTTKRIGLLILPQFSMMALAGASEPLRAANRLSGKTLYEWTLLTESGGPVSSSSGIEIQTVPIDQAPELDRVFVLASLDIEHQKPPKMLRFLQRAASRGITVGALSTGTFILARAGLLEGKRCTLHWESIGQFSEEFPTIEVTRELYVNHGNRWTCAGGTAAIDLMLAQVALDFGNQLAASIAEQFLHARIRAPEEHQRMSIQWRFGIHDRRLTAAIAFMENNLENIVGIEEIADRCNLSHRQLERLWHQHFGMTPKKFYLELRLNEARRLLRESTQPIASIAYSCGFVSASHLGAAYRRIWGCTPGEERRKFDDAHS, from the coding sequence ATGACAGCCCCCAGTGAGTCAGCGACGTCTGTGAATAGCCACACAACCAAGCGAATCGGGCTGCTGATTCTCCCTCAGTTCTCCATGATGGCCCTGGCGGGTGCCAGCGAGCCTTTGCGCGCGGCCAATCGACTGTCCGGCAAAACGCTTTATGAGTGGACCCTGCTCACGGAGTCGGGCGGACCGGTCAGTTCCAGCAGCGGTATCGAAATCCAGACCGTGCCGATTGATCAGGCGCCGGAACTGGATCGCGTGTTTGTCCTGGCGAGCCTGGACATCGAGCATCAGAAACCACCCAAAATGCTGCGCTTCCTGCAGCGCGCAGCGTCCCGCGGGATCACCGTCGGCGCACTGAGCACCGGTACGTTCATCCTCGCACGCGCAGGCTTACTGGAAGGCAAGCGTTGCACCTTGCACTGGGAGTCCATCGGCCAGTTTTCGGAGGAATTCCCCACGATCGAAGTCACCAGGGAGCTGTACGTCAACCATGGCAACCGCTGGACGTGTGCCGGGGGAACGGCGGCCATCGACCTCATGCTGGCACAAGTCGCGCTTGATTTCGGTAACCAGCTCGCGGCGAGCATCGCCGAGCAATTTCTGCACGCCAGGATACGCGCGCCGGAAGAGCATCAGCGGATGTCGATCCAGTGGCGGTTCGGCATTCACGATCGCAGGCTGACAGCCGCCATCGCCTTCATGGAGAACAATCTGGAGAACATCGTCGGCATCGAAGAGATCGCCGACCGTTGCAATCTGTCCCACCGTCAACTCGAACGGCTGTGGCATCAGCACTTCGGCATGACGCCGAAGAAATTCTACCTGGAGCTCAGGTTGAACGAAGCACGCCGGTTGCTGCGTGAGAGCACCCAGCCCATTGCGTCCATCGCTTACAGCTGTGGGTTCGTCTCAGCGTCACATCTGGGTGCTGCTTACCGTCGTATCTGGGGATGTACGCCCGGTGAAGAGCGGCGGAAATTTGATGATGCTCACTCCTGA
- a CDS encoding amidohydrolase family protein has product MLPLIKRIDSHVHFYTSQDLRRVAGSLPYALPEPHPLTAYLDTLIDAGIAPTLLNNVHLSILPDSENVFASFDELKNLQAANPLRYGDVKLVGTIKAEPAYATQERLSHPQVVGARIVLHDARPETVSDTQFSDGQWAAFYGRLQPRQHLHIYAKEAETNLRVLRQIPRDVRVIIDHLGTCHSERDITEPAYIALLTEARERGNVWFKGPGYRTCVHPEESARFVTQIVCAVGADKILLEATDAPHVGTDNKGIPYSDLFNLGKAFNFVDAVALHVSKETRTPVGQLLRGAFGQLVS; this is encoded by the coding sequence ATGCTGCCGCTGATCAAAAGAATAGACAGTCACGTTCATTTTTATACATCGCAAGACCTGCGCCGAGTGGCCGGTTCGCTGCCCTATGCATTACCTGAGCCGCATCCGCTGACTGCTTATCTGGATACATTGATCGATGCCGGAATTGCTCCGACGCTCCTCAATAACGTCCATTTGAGCATTCTGCCGGATTCAGAAAACGTATTTGCTTCATTTGACGAACTCAAGAATCTCCAGGCGGCCAACCCTCTGCGCTATGGGGACGTCAAATTGGTGGGGACGATCAAGGCAGAACCTGCTTACGCCACCCAGGAACGCCTCTCGCACCCGCAGGTGGTTGGCGCACGGATCGTTCTGCACGATGCAAGGCCTGAAACGGTTTCCGATACGCAATTCAGCGATGGGCAGTGGGCTGCGTTTTATGGTCGCTTGCAACCGCGCCAGCACCTGCACATTTACGCGAAAGAAGCCGAGACGAATCTGCGCGTATTGCGCCAGATCCCTCGTGATGTGCGGGTCATTATCGATCACCTGGGCACATGCCACAGCGAGCGTGACATCACTGAGCCGGCTTACATCGCGCTACTCACTGAGGCCAGAGAACGAGGCAACGTGTGGTTCAAGGGCCCTGGCTATCGCACTTGCGTCCATCCCGAGGAATCAGCTCGTTTCGTGACGCAAATTGTTTGCGCCGTCGGCGCGGACAAGATTCTTCTGGAAGCAACGGATGCACCTCATGTTGGAACTGACAACAAGGGAATTCCGTACTCCGACCTCTTTAATCTGGGCAAGGCTTTCAACTTTGTTGATGCCGTTGCACTGCATGTTTCCAAAGAAACCCGAACTCCTGTTGGCCAGCTTCTGCGAGGAGCATTTGGCCAATTGGTAAGTTGA
- a CDS encoding NAD/NADP octopine/nopaline dehydrogenase family protein, protein MNITVLGGGHGCYAAAVEMAEKGHQTRLWRRDCAALKELLAIGSLTIKDYQGTRQLSVCKQGDQPGDKLSLTDDLAEALGDAQLVIIPLPSTSHEDLARHVAPHLHDGQVVFLPPGTFGSFVFAKAMADAGNHSKVAFAETGTLPYLVRKHGASDLVISGYATRLPTGVFPSNLSGHAFAVLREAYPSVEPIEDALSGALMNAGPIIHPPLIMMNAGPLEHFEAWDIHNEGTQPSIRRVTNQLDAERMAVREALTYGAPHFPLADHYNTSEGDEWMYGRGAHGKLTDSGDWREDIDLQKHRYMLEDTRLGLSFLVSVGRWAGVPTPVAQGLLSIASVVACRDLYAEGRTLENLGLATLSRAQMTELLTKGYN, encoded by the coding sequence ATGAATATTACCGTGCTGGGTGGTGGTCACGGCTGTTACGCCGCTGCTGTCGAAATGGCTGAAAAGGGGCACCAGACCCGCCTGTGGCGTCGAGACTGCGCCGCGCTCAAAGAGCTGCTGGCCATCGGCAGCCTGACCATCAAGGACTATCAGGGCACTCGCCAGTTGTCTGTCTGTAAACAAGGCGACCAGCCGGGCGACAAGCTGTCGCTAACCGACGACCTCGCCGAAGCGTTGGGCGACGCGCAACTGGTGATCATTCCACTGCCTTCGACCTCCCACGAAGACCTGGCCAGACACGTCGCGCCGCACCTGCACGACGGTCAGGTAGTGTTCCTGCCGCCGGGCACCTTCGGCAGTTTCGTGTTCGCCAAGGCCATGGCCGATGCGGGCAACCACAGCAAAGTCGCCTTCGCTGAAACCGGTACGCTGCCGTACCTGGTACGCAAGCACGGCGCCAGCGACCTGGTGATCAGCGGCTACGCCACGCGCCTGCCGACCGGCGTATTCCCCAGCAACCTGTCCGGACATGCTTTTGCGGTACTGCGTGAAGCCTACCCGAGCGTCGAGCCGATTGAAGACGCCCTGAGCGGGGCACTGATGAACGCAGGCCCCATCATCCACCCGCCGCTGATCATGATGAACGCGGGGCCTCTGGAGCATTTCGAGGCCTGGGACATTCACAACGAAGGCACCCAACCGTCGATTCGTCGCGTGACCAACCAGCTCGATGCCGAACGCATGGCCGTGCGTGAAGCGCTGACCTACGGCGCGCCGCATTTCCCGCTGGCCGACCACTACAACACCAGCGAAGGCGACGAATGGATGTACGGTCGCGGTGCCCATGGCAAGCTGACCGACAGCGGCGACTGGCGCGAAGACATCGACCTGCAGAAGCATCGCTACATGCTCGAAGACACCCGCCTGGGCCTGTCCTTCCTGGTGTCCGTCGGCCGCTGGGCCGGTGTGCCGACCCCGGTGGCGCAGGGCCTGCTGAGCATTGCCTCGGTCGTCGCCTGTCGTGACCTCTACGCTGAAGGCCGCACCCTGGAAAACCTCGGTCTGGCCACGCTGAGTCGGGCGCAGATGACCGAACTTTTGACCAAGGGCTACAACTGA
- a CDS encoding ABC transporter ATP-binding protein, with protein sequence MIQIENLNKQFGSITAVEDVSFNVEEGQICVLLGPSGCGKTTTLKMINRLITPTSGTIRIGGRDTSELDSVTLKRSIGYVIQQVGLFPNMTVEENICVVPNLLGWDKTKSRKRAAELLEVVALDPSKFLKRYPCELSGGQQQRVGVARALAADPPVMLMDEPFGAIDPINREVIQDEFMRIQRLVNKTVLFVSHDIDEAVKMADCVALFHNGKIQQFGSSDDLLARPNSEFVANFMGGDRIMKRLRLLRAADVASKVPPREHMQIVGGNSAVFSQSHLIVKPGDDLRQVLSQLLGRGQDWALCNDSDGHFIGYVHQADILARLVENITPVVH encoded by the coding sequence GTGATCCAGATCGAAAACCTGAACAAGCAATTCGGCTCAATCACTGCAGTAGAAGATGTCTCATTCAATGTTGAAGAGGGGCAGATCTGCGTACTGCTTGGGCCGTCGGGCTGCGGTAAAACCACGACGCTGAAAATGATCAACCGACTGATCACGCCGACCTCCGGCACGATCAGAATCGGCGGTCGCGACACGTCCGAACTGGACAGCGTCACCCTCAAGCGCTCCATCGGCTATGTGATCCAGCAAGTCGGCCTGTTCCCGAACATGACCGTTGAGGAAAACATCTGCGTCGTTCCCAATCTGTTGGGATGGGACAAAACCAAAAGCCGAAAGCGCGCCGCGGAGTTGCTGGAAGTGGTCGCGCTGGATCCGTCGAAATTTCTCAAGCGCTATCCGTGTGAACTTTCCGGTGGTCAACAGCAACGCGTAGGCGTGGCCCGGGCCCTGGCAGCGGATCCGCCCGTGATGCTGATGGACGAGCCCTTTGGCGCGATCGACCCGATCAACCGGGAAGTGATCCAGGACGAATTCATGCGCATCCAGCGCCTCGTCAACAAGACTGTCCTGTTTGTCAGTCACGACATCGATGAAGCGGTGAAGATGGCGGACTGCGTCGCCCTGTTCCATAACGGAAAAATCCAGCAGTTCGGCAGCTCGGATGATCTGCTGGCCCGGCCCAACAGTGAGTTCGTGGCGAACTTCATGGGTGGCGACCGGATCATGAAGCGCCTGCGTCTGCTGCGTGCGGCTGACGTGGCCAGCAAGGTTCCGCCACGGGAACACATGCAGATCGTTGGCGGCAACAGCGCTGTTTTTTCGCAATCGCACCTGATCGTCAAGCCAGGAGATGACCTGCGCCAGGTGCTTTCGCAATTGCTGGGTCGCGGCCAGGACTGGGCACTTTGCAACGACAGCGACGGGCACTTTATCGGCTATGTCCACCAGGCCGACATCCTGGCACGACTTGTTGAAAACATTACTCCGGTGGTGCACTGA
- a CDS encoding glycine betaine ABC transporter substrate-binding protein yields the protein MTMDKTNNMRCTMIYRMLASLIFTLSLVCGVVGSASANNTIVVGGKKFTEQQLVAEMTTQLLRANGYSVDKRPDLGSSVLRAAQENGQVDVYWEYTGTSLITYNKVTDKLNADETYKKISELDAQKGITWLNPSKANNTYAFAMRKDEAEKDGIASISDLANKIATGKSYKFASNAEFFSRPDGLRPLQETYKFEFERKNIVRMDGGLTYQALRDGQVDLALVLSTDGRIPAFGFVVLQDDKGFFPSYALTPVIRTEVFKANPKIGELLNALSSRLDDDTIAGLNSRVDVGRESIESVSKEFLQKSKLL from the coding sequence ATGACCATGGACAAAACCAATAATATGAGGTGCACGATGATCTATCGAATGCTGGCCAGTCTGATCTTTACCCTGAGTCTTGTTTGCGGTGTTGTGGGCAGTGCTTCTGCCAATAACACGATTGTGGTCGGCGGCAAGAAGTTTACCGAGCAGCAATTGGTTGCCGAGATGACCACACAACTCCTGCGCGCCAATGGCTACAGTGTCGATAAACGTCCGGACCTGGGTTCTTCCGTATTGCGCGCGGCGCAAGAGAATGGTCAGGTCGATGTGTATTGGGAATACACCGGCACTTCGCTGATTACTTACAATAAAGTCACGGACAAGCTCAACGCTGACGAAACGTACAAGAAAATCAGCGAGCTTGATGCGCAGAAAGGCATCACCTGGCTGAACCCATCCAAGGCCAATAACACCTACGCCTTTGCTATGCGCAAGGACGAGGCAGAGAAGGATGGAATCGCCTCGATCAGCGATCTTGCAAATAAGATCGCAACAGGCAAGTCCTACAAGTTTGCCTCCAATGCTGAATTCTTTTCCCGCCCTGATGGCCTGCGTCCTCTGCAAGAGACCTACAAGTTTGAATTTGAGCGCAAGAACATCGTCCGCATGGACGGCGGGCTGACCTATCAGGCGCTTCGAGACGGGCAGGTCGATCTGGCCTTGGTCCTGTCGACGGATGGGCGGATTCCGGCCTTCGGCTTTGTGGTGCTGCAAGACGATAAAGGCTTCTTCCCCAGCTACGCGCTGACCCCGGTTATTCGCACCGAAGTGTTTAAGGCGAATCCAAAGATCGGCGAGTTGCTCAACGCACTGTCGTCCAGGCTGGATGACGACACCATCGCGGGTCTCAATTCCCGGGTCGATGTCGGCCGTGAATCCATCGAGAGCGTGTCCAAGGAATTTCTGCAAAAGAGCAAGTTGCTGTAG
- a CDS encoding 3-hydroxybutyryl-CoA dehydrogenase → MNAALPHVSVVGAGRMGEGIALAFIHAGLPVTLIDIKDRAEDERHGYFERVRNNIRSELQMLVRLGVLELEQADIAISRLTLQFRSQAAEALRLCDLVFEAVPEVIGVKQETFAWVSEHVPASTIIASTTSTFLVTELSEMVSTPARFVNAHWLNPAYLMPLVEVSRTEATCPQVVERLLQLLKRIGKVPVVCNPVAGYIVPRIQALVMNEAARMVEEGVASAEDIDTAVRVGFGLRFSVLGLLEFIDWGGGDILYYASRYLSGALSPRFESPQVIADNMQNGRNGLRDGQGFYDYRDIDVDAYKQQRLGDFVRKLELSGLTPAFDGALKQA, encoded by the coding sequence ATGAACGCCGCGCTGCCTCACGTCAGCGTGGTCGGTGCCGGCCGGATGGGCGAGGGCATTGCCCTGGCATTCATCCATGCCGGCCTGCCCGTCACCCTCATCGATATCAAGGATCGCGCCGAGGATGAGCGGCACGGCTACTTCGAGCGTGTGCGCAACAACATCCGCAGCGAATTGCAGATGCTGGTACGCCTTGGCGTGCTTGAGCTGGAACAGGCGGACATAGCGATATCCCGGTTGACGCTGCAATTCCGGTCCCAGGCCGCAGAGGCATTGCGTCTGTGCGACCTGGTGTTCGAAGCAGTGCCGGAGGTCATCGGGGTCAAGCAGGAGACCTTCGCCTGGGTCAGCGAGCATGTCCCGGCGTCGACGATCATCGCGTCCACCACCTCGACTTTCCTGGTCACCGAGTTGAGCGAAATGGTCAGTACGCCTGCGCGCTTCGTGAATGCGCACTGGCTCAATCCCGCGTACCTGATGCCGCTGGTGGAAGTCAGCCGCACCGAAGCGACCTGCCCGCAGGTGGTCGAGCGGCTGCTGCAACTGCTCAAGCGCATCGGCAAGGTGCCCGTGGTGTGCAATCCGGTGGCTGGCTACATCGTGCCGCGCATCCAGGCATTGGTCATGAACGAAGCGGCACGGATGGTGGAAGAGGGCGTGGCCAGCGCAGAAGATATCGACACGGCGGTACGCGTCGGCTTTGGTTTGCGCTTCTCGGTGCTGGGCCTGCTTGAGTTCATCGACTGGGGCGGCGGCGATATTTTGTACTACGCCTCGCGCTACTTGAGTGGCGCGCTGTCACCGCGTTTCGAATCGCCGCAGGTGATCGCCGACAACATGCAAAACGGCCGCAATGGCTTGCGCGATGGCCAGGGTTTCTACGACTACCGTGACATCGACGTGGATGCCTACAAGCAGCAGCGTCTCGGCGACTTTGTCCGCAAGCTGGAGTTGTCGGGGCTGACGCCTGCGTTCGATGGCGCCTTGAAACAGGCTTGA
- a CDS encoding ABC transporter permease, which yields METLSFILENGGLISLLLGQHLLIVTVAVGLAILTGVPVGIAISQHPRTRRWVLAFAAVLMTIPSAALFGLMIPALSLIGYGIGVVPAVIALFLYSQLPIIRNTTTAISNIDPALREAAIGMGMSTGQRLRKVELPIAVPLIMAGVRMATVINIGIAAIAAYIGAGGLGSLIIRGIAQSDTRQLLAGAIVISVIAIAADYALYGLQRLLTPKGLNKNKVATGRMKEATT from the coding sequence ATGGAAACCTTGAGTTTCATTCTGGAAAACGGCGGGCTGATCAGTCTGCTACTCGGGCAGCACCTGCTCATCGTGACGGTTGCGGTGGGTTTGGCGATTCTGACGGGCGTGCCTGTCGGGATCGCGATCTCCCAGCACCCCAGAACGCGGCGCTGGGTCCTGGCCTTCGCCGCGGTCCTGATGACCATTCCCTCTGCCGCGCTGTTCGGGCTGATGATTCCGGCCCTGTCGCTGATCGGCTACGGGATCGGCGTCGTGCCGGCGGTCATTGCGCTGTTTCTCTACTCCCAATTACCCATCATCCGCAACACCACCACTGCGATCTCCAACATCGATCCGGCCTTGCGCGAAGCGGCGATCGGGATGGGCATGTCGACCGGGCAACGATTGCGCAAGGTTGAACTGCCGATTGCGGTCCCGCTGATCATGGCGGGCGTGAGGATGGCGACCGTCATCAACATCGGCATCGCGGCCATCGCGGCGTACATCGGCGCCGGCGGCCTGGGCAGCCTGATCATTCGCGGCATCGCGCAATCGGATACCCGACAGCTGTTGGCCGGCGCGATCGTCATCAGTGTCATCGCCATTGCGGCCGATTACGCGTTGTACGGCTTGCAGCGCCTGCTGACGCCAAAAGGCTTGAACAAGAACAAAGTGGCCACCGGCCGAATGAAGGAAGCTACGACGTGA
- a CDS encoding ABC transporter permease translates to MSDLLIRLWEGLQFYWGDISYLTVQHLQIVAVSGLLALVIALPLGVWMSRPANQRYAMASMQVLNVGQAIPKLALLALAMSFIGVGSGAAIIGLFVATLLPVAVNTYEGLRAVPQHLVEAAEAMGMTPRETLWKVEIPNAMNVIFAGIRTALAINVGTAPLAFLVGGGGLGELIFTGIDLNDFGMMLAGAAATALLAIAVDLGCGLIQNIAVSRGLRLTGRE, encoded by the coding sequence ATGTCTGACTTACTGATCAGATTGTGGGAAGGGCTGCAGTTTTACTGGGGCGACATCAGCTACCTGACGGTCCAGCATCTGCAGATCGTGGCGGTCAGTGGTCTCCTGGCCCTGGTCATCGCGCTGCCGTTGGGTGTCTGGATGAGCCGTCCGGCGAACCAGCGTTACGCCATGGCCAGCATGCAGGTCCTTAACGTAGGGCAGGCGATTCCCAAGCTCGCGTTGCTGGCTTTGGCCATGAGTTTCATTGGTGTCGGTAGCGGCGCGGCCATCATCGGGTTGTTTGTCGCGACGTTGCTACCCGTGGCAGTCAACACCTATGAAGGCTTGCGCGCCGTGCCGCAGCACTTGGTCGAAGCGGCCGAGGCCATGGGCATGACGCCACGGGAAACGCTGTGGAAAGTTGAAATTCCGAACGCGATGAACGTGATTTTCGCGGGCATCCGCACGGCGCTGGCGATCAACGTCGGTACCGCTCCGCTGGCCTTCCTGGTCGGTGGCGGCGGGCTGGGCGAGTTGATCTTTACCGGGATCGACTTGAATGACTTCGGCATGATGCTGGCCGGTGCCGCGGCGACCGCGCTGTTGGCGATTGCGGTCGATCTGGGCTGCGGCTTGATTCAAAACATTGCAGTGTCACGGGGCTTGAGGTTGACCGGGCGCGAGTGA
- a CDS encoding alpha/beta hydrolase encodes MTNITTKDINFTVKYGDETLSLKGTVFQPEQLDAALQKLPPVIFNSGFTGGVTMYGQLFGRALAGLGYRVMTYDVAGFFSNKHIRNTLEAGDKVITSVILEDQKDEVLGAVEWARENFGEMPVVASWAMGSVASLGAVAELAAAGGEQIRFWVPMSYTNIRKLQALRADQAAADAAIQQLADDAPIPPFDTGTDGTRLGYYPLDPETQAYVDQQLGGYTEAGGADRWPGCTYVTAKSYKSYVAYDPEQSIEGAKGFPPALIIHGADNTLHMPSESVRLHQNYPGDAGPNALIISHMQHGQQNQVDSPVFKSMIQSIDEAIRARG; translated from the coding sequence ATGACGAACATTACAACAAAAGACATCAACTTCACCGTCAAGTATGGCGATGAAACCCTGAGCCTCAAAGGCACGGTTTTTCAGCCAGAACAACTCGACGCTGCGTTGCAAAAACTGCCACCGGTCATCTTCAACTCCGGCTTCACCGGCGGGGTCACGATGTACGGCCAACTGTTCGGTCGCGCCCTGGCAGGCCTGGGTTATCGCGTCATGACCTACGACGTGGCAGGCTTTTTTTCCAACAAGCACATCCGTAACACCCTCGAGGCTGGTGACAAGGTCATCACCAGCGTCATCCTCGAAGACCAGAAAGATGAAGTGCTCGGTGCCGTTGAATGGGCGCGCGAGAATTTCGGTGAGATGCCGGTGGTCGCATCGTGGGCGATGGGCTCGGTGGCAAGCCTCGGTGCAGTGGCTGAGCTGGCTGCGGCCGGCGGTGAACAGATCCGCTTCTGGGTGCCGATGAGCTATACCAACATCCGCAAACTGCAAGCCTTGCGCGCTGATCAGGCTGCGGCTGACGCAGCCATCCAGCAACTCGCGGATGACGCGCCGATCCCTCCATTCGACACCGGCACTGATGGGACCCGTCTCGGTTACTACCCGCTGGATCCTGAGACCCAGGCTTATGTCGATCAGCAACTGGGCGGCTACACCGAAGCGGGCGGCGCGGACCGTTGGCCGGGCTGCACTTACGTGACGGCGAAGTCCTACAAGTCCTATGTGGCGTATGACCCGGAGCAGTCCATCGAAGGTGCAAAAGGCTTCCCGCCAGCGCTGATCATCCATGGCGCTGACAACACCTTGCACATGCCGTCGGAGTCTGTGCGTCTGCACCAGAATTATCCCGGCGATGCCGGCCCGAATGCGCTGATCATTTCGCACATGCAACATGGCCAGCAGAATCAGGTCGACAGCCCTGTGTTCAAGTCGATGATCCAGAGCATCGACGAAGCCATCCGCGCGCGCGGCTGA